The Salvia splendens isolate huo1 chromosome 21, SspV2, whole genome shotgun sequence genome includes a window with the following:
- the LOC121784521 gene encoding probable mitochondrial adenine nucleotide transporter BTL3, producing MLNLERHFRSSLSLHDDLRGNNFRIGGLFLEESPPPSFVSLISPKSAAAAGCSCRRRRRRGLDGGRQSSRGFISVTLSSINGDGGRESCGGGLSVSSVLGNVGEKNVESESEDENKVLVLKEVVGEEKKSTGGGGGTFNSARHLWAGAVAAMVSRTFVAPLERLKLEYIVRGEQRALPELIKSIAASQGIRGFWKGNFVNILRTAPFKAINFYAYDTYRNQLLKVSGNKETTNFERFVAGAAAGITATVLCIPMDTIRTVMVAPGGEALGGIIGTFRHMMQTEGFFSLYKGLVPSIISMAPSGAVFYGVYDILKSAFLHSPEGRKRLEHMKQQGNGLNAFEQLELGTVRTLVYGAIAGACAEAATYPFEVVRRQLQMQVRATKMGALQTCLKIVEHGGVQALYAGLIPSLLQVLPSAAISYLVYEFMKIVLKVE from the exons ATGCTCAATCTAGAACGCCATTTCCGAAGCTCGCTATCACTTCACGACGATCTGCGGGGTAACAATTTTCGCATAGGCGGCTTGTTTCTAGAGGAATCGCCTCCGCCGTCGTTTGTTTCGTTGATTTCTCCGAAGAGCGCCGCGGCGGCTGGGTGTTCTTGCCGGAGGAGGCGACGGAGGGGATTGGATGGGGGTAGGCAGAGTAGCCGAGGGTTTATATCGGTGACGCTATCGTCGATTAACGGCGATGGCGGTCGAGAGAGTTGCGGCGGGGGTTTGTCGGTGAGTAGTGTTTTGGGGAATGTAGGGGAGAAGAATGTGGAGAGTGAAAGTGAAGATGAGAACAAGGTTTTGGTGTTGAAGGAGGTGGttggggaggagaagaagagCACAGGTGGCGGCGGAGGTACTTTTAACTCGGCTAGGCATCTTTGGGCAGGTGCTGTTGCTGCCATGGTTTCAAG AACCTTTGTTGCACCATTGGAGAGATTGAAGCTGGAATATATAGTTCGTGGTGAGCAAAGGGCTCTTCCTGAGCTTATTAAATCAATAGCTGCTTCCCAAGGGATCAGAGGATTTTGGAAGGGGAATTTTGTCAATATCTTACGAACAGCTCCATTTAAGGCTATCAACTTTTACGCTTATGATACCTATAGAAATCAACTGCTCAAGGTGTCCGGCAACAAAGAGACAACAAATTTTGAAAGATTTGTTGCTGGTGCTGCTGCTGGTATTACTGCTACAGTGCTCTGTATACCCATGGACACT ATCAGAACTGTTATGGTTGCTCCTGGAGGGGAAGCCCTGGGTGGAATAATTGGCACATTTCGTCACATGATGCAAACTGAAGGATTCTTCTCTCTGTACAAGGGTCTAGTTCCATCTATTATTAGCATGGCACCATCCGGTGCCGTTTTCTACGGAGTATATGACATATTAAAATCGGCATTTCTACATTCCCCTGAAGGAAGAAAGAGGCTTGAACATATGAAGCAACAAGGGAATGGCTTAAATGCTTTTGAACAGCTTGAGCTGGGTACTGTCAGGACTTTAGTATACGGAGCAATAGCTGGTGCCTGTGCTGAAGCTGCCACATATCCATTTGAAGTCGTGAGAAGGCAGCTTCAGATGCAAGTTCGTGCCACGAAGATGGGTGCGTTGCAAACTTGCCTAAAGATCGTCGAACACGGTGGAGTTCAAGCACTCTATGCTGGACTAATCCCAAGCTTATTACAG GTGTTACCATCAGCTGCCATTAGCTACTTGGTATATGAGTTCATGAAGATAGTTCTTAAAGTGGAGTGA
- the LOC121784698 gene encoding calmodulin-binding transcription activator 1-like isoform X2, giving the protein MAESRRYALNAQLDIEQILQEAQHRWLRPAEICEILQNYKKFRIAPEPPNRPPNGSLFLFDRKVLRYFRKDGHNWRKKKDGKTVKEAHERLKAGSVDVLHCYYAHGEDNENFQRRSYWMLEEELSHIVLVHYREGNRTNYSRIRDADSTPVSQQSEAVSNSEVDSSAASRFQSYDYQRASPITETSLNSTLASDLEDAESAYRHQTSAGFQTIHDLQSPIVSTTNADPIPFHPIPVPSNYQGHSSTISDMSFGPITQGEENRSPMNSGLTYDFQQDIGFPSWGNVAGSASYQSLDFQLSLPSSQSNAMSMMPGQDNDLLNHVFTGEFKKQQEFMNHSDSMGEWQATDRGSLHMSDWSIDQKPDGNNLNIGQNPNQPAPRQPLLHDLATKLNDAKEVELSDSMAVHSAYLTDQHRRHLENDLQDQALNSGRNSLKSVPGGNFNTGDEANYPSLRQPLLDGVMREGLKKLDSFDRWISKELDDVTESTMQPGSGVYWETVGGGDGDDSGISTQVPSDNYVLSPSLAQDQLFSIIDFSPNWAYSGSEIKVLVMGRFLRNKEAENYKWACMFGELEVHAEIVGEGVLRCLTPLHEPGRVPFYITCCNRLACSEVREFEFRAATVEDVDSDETRLYMRFGKLLSLGSDTPQISLQSIDDETSQLFSKISALLKDDTEWEQMLSSTKKDEFSSDNVKDQLLEKLLKEKLYNWLIQKIAEGGKGPSVLDSEGLGVLHFAAALGYDWAIPPTIAAGVSVNFRDVNGWTALHWAAYYGREHTVAFLISFGASPGALTDPTPIHPSGETPADLAASNGHKGIAGYLAESSLSSHLSSLDLKDSRQSDSIEKVVETVSERIATPVGAGDLPHGLSMKDSLAAVRNATQAAARIHQVFRVQSFQRKQLKEYGDKEFGISDERALSLLALKNKKAGHHDEPVHCAAVRIQNKFRSWKGRKDFLQIRQQIIKIQAHVRGHQVRKNYKKIIWSVGILDKVILRWRRKGRGLSGFKPEANAVASSSMIEPGTKEDDYDFLKEGRKQTEERLNKALARVKSMVQYPEARDQYRRLLNVVSDMQEKKAAQERMLMNNLEIDFDEDLIDFEALLGDDSFMPIE; this is encoded by the exons ATGGCCGAGAGTCGGCGCTACGCGCTCAATGCTCAATTAG atattgaGCAGATACTTCAGGAAGCACAACATCGGTGGCTGCGGCCTGCTGAGATTTGTGAAATTCTTCAAAATTACAAGAAATTtcgtattgctccagagcctcCGAATAGACCCCCAA ATggttctctctttctttttgaCCGAAAGGTGCTGAGATATTTTCGAAAAGATGGTCATAACTggaggaagaagaaagatggcaaAACAGTGAAGGAGGCTCATGAAAGGCTCAAG GCTGGAAGTGTTGATGTACTTCATTGCTATTATGCTCACGGGGAAGACAACGAAAATTTCCAACGTCGTAGCTATTGGATGCTTGAAGA GGAACTGTCGCACATAGTTCTTGTCCACTATCGGGAG GGGAACAGGACAAATTACAGTCGCATTAGGGATGCTGATAGTACTCCGGTTAGTCAGCAAAGTGAAGCAGTATCGAATTCCGAGGTGGACAGCTCAGCAGCTTCTAGATTTCAATCATATGATTACCAAAGAGCATCACCAATCACAGAAACAAGCCTTAACAGTACTCTGGCGTCTGATCTTGAAGATGCTGAATCAG CATACAGACACCAAACAAGTGCTGGATTCCAAACTATTCATGATTTGCAATCTCCTATAGTATCAACAACAAATGCTGATCCTATTCCTTTCCACCCAATTCCTGTACCAA GCAACTACCAGGGGCACTCATCAACTATTTCTGATATGAGTTTTGGACCCATCACACAAGGAGAAGAAAACAGATCTCCCATGAATAGTGGTTTGACGTATGATTTTCAGCAAGATATTGGATTTCCGTCTTGGGGAAATGTAGCTGGTAGTGCTAGTTATCAATCTCTAGATTTTCAGCTATCACTTccttcttcccaatcaaatgCAATGAGCATGATGCCTGGACAAGATAATGATCTCCTCAACCATGTTTTTACCGGTGAATTCAAGAAGCAGCAGGAGTTCATGAACCATTCTGATAGCATGGGAGAGTGGCAG GCTACAGATCGTGGATCATTGCACATGTCAGATTGGTCCATTGACCAGAAGCCTGATGGTAATAACCTGAATATAGGGCAGAACCCCAATCAACCAGCTCCGAGACAGCCTCTGTTGCATGATCTTGCTACCAAACTGAATGATGCTAAAGAAGTGGAACTGTCTGACTCAATGGCAGTCCATAGTGCGTACCTAACTGATCAACATAGACGACATTTGGAAAATGATCTTCAAGATCAAGCTTTGAATTCTGGCAGAAATTCTCTTAAATCAGTACCTGGCGGAAACTTCAATACAGGGGACGAAGCCAATTATCCGTCCCTGCGACAGCCTCTATTAGATGGTGTTATGCGAGAAGGTCTGAAAAAGCTAGACAGCTTTGATCGTTGGATTAGTAAAGAGCTTGATGATGTCACTGAGTCAACTATGCAGCCAGGTTCCGGGGTTTACTGGGAGACGGTtggtggaggagatggagaCGATTCTGGTATCTCCACTCAAGTGCCATCAGACAACTATGTTCTCAGCCCTTCCCTTGCTCAAGATCAGCTCTTTAGCATTATTGACTTCTCGCCAAATTGGGCGTATTCTGGTTCGGAAATTAAG GTGCTTGTTATGGGGAGATTCCTGAGGAACAAAGAGGCAGAGAATTATAAATGGGCTTGCATGTTTGGTGAACTTGAGGTTCATGCAGAGATTGTAGGAGAGGGTGTTCTTCGATGCCTTACACCTTTACATGAGCCTGGAAGGGTCCCCTTCTATATCACATGCTGCAATAGATTAGCATGCAGTGAAGTGCGAGAATTTGAATTCCGGGCTGCGACTGTTGAAGATGTGGACTCTGATGAAACTCGTCTGTACATGAGATTTGGAAAGCTGCTGTCTCTTGGATCAGACACACCGCAAATCTCTCTCCAAAGCATTGATGATGAAACCTCTCAGTTATTTAGTAAAATCAGTGCCTTGCTGAAAGACGATACTGAGTGGGAACAAATGTTGAGCTCTACTAAGAAGGACGAGTTCTCATCTGATAACGTAAAGGATCAGCTACTAGAAAAGCTTTTAAAGGAGAAGTTGTATAATTGGCTTATCCAAAAGATTGCTGAAGGTGGGAAGGGCCCTAGTGTACTAGATTCGGAAGGCCTAGGTGTATTGCATTTTGCGGCTGCTTTAGGTTATGACTGGGCTATACCGCCAACAATAGCTGCTGGAGTCAGTGTTAATTTTCGTGATGTAAATGGATGGACTGCACTTCACTGGGCAGCATATTACGGCAG AGAGCACACAGTGGCCTTCCTCATATCCTTTGGTGCGTCACCTGGAGCATTGACGGACCCAACTCCAATACATCCTTCAGGAGAAACTCCTGCAGACCTTGCAGCTAGCAATGGACACAAAGGTATTGCTGGTTATCTCGCAGAATCTTCATTGAGCTCCCACCTATCATCACTCGACTTGAAAGATTCAAGGCAGAGTGACAGTATAGAGAAAGTGGTGGAAACAGTTTCCGAGAGGATTGCAACTCCAGTTGGGGCTGGTGATTTGCCCCATGGACTTTCAATGAAGGATTCTTTGGCTGCTGTACGTAATGCAACTCAAGCTGCAGCTCGCATACATCAAGTCTTTCGAGTACAGTCATTTCAAAGAAAACAGTTAAAGGAGTATGGTGATAAAGAATTTGGAATATCAGATGAACGTGCCCTTTCGCTTTTAGCTCTGAAGAACAAGAAGGCAGGACACCATGATGAACCAGTTCATTGTGCTGCTGTTCGGATACAAAATAAATTCCGCAGTTGGAAAGGCAGAAAAGACTTTCTACAGATTAGGCAGCAGATCATTAAAATTCAG GCTCATGTGAGAGGACACCAGGTGAGAAAGAACTATAAAAAGATAATCTGGTCAGTTGGAATCTTAGACAAGGTCATTTTGCGATGGCGGAGGAAAGGAAGAGGGCTGAGTGGATTCAAGCCCGAAGCAAATGCTGTCGCTAGCAGTAGCATGATTGAACCGGGAACAAAAGAAGATGACTATGATTTCCTAAAGGAGGGTCGGAAACAGACAGAGGAGAGACTGAACAAGGCCCTTGCTAGGGTGAAGTCAATGGTTCAGTACCCAGAAGCCCGGGATCAGTATCGGAGGTTGCTTAACGTTGTATCAGACATGCAGGAAAAAAAG GCTGCACAGGAAAGGATGTTGATGAACAATCTGGAAATTGATTTTGATGAAGATTTAATTGATTTTGAAGCTTTGCTGGGTGATGATAGCTTCATGCCGATAGAATAG
- the LOC121785304 gene encoding uncharacterized protein LOC121785304, giving the protein MDIGQRQTKHLNSNIKNNMVQFLLKHSHDGVLARGAVMEAAETFEVSRKTVYWLWKAANEQMQRGERAMMQGKIKGYHHADKFVLDEEKVRNLSTLERASLRKMAVKLNVSKSTLGQWVKQGKLRPHTNAIKPALTNINKLARVRWSLSQLQPQITQGRVPYQSMHNVVHIDEKWFYMTRVSDRYYLLPDEDEPYRSCKSKRFITKVMFMCAVSRPHFGLDGQATYDGKVGIFPFTEVMPAQRRSKNRPRGTMETKAIHSVTKEVMRDCLDRGDSYTTHNC; this is encoded by the coding sequence ATGGATATTGGGCAGAGGCAAACCAAACACTTGAATAGCAACATCAAGAACAATATGGTGCAGTTTCTACTCAAGCACAGCCATGATGGAGTGCTCGCAAGAGGGGCTGTTATGGAGGCAGCAGAGACATTTGAAGTCAGTAGGAAAACCGTGTACTGGCTGTGGAAGGCAGCCAACGAGCAGATGCAAAGGGGAGAACGTGCAATGATGCAAGGAAAGATTAAAGGATACCATCATGCTGACAAATTTGTACTTGATGAAGAAAAGGTTAGAAACTTATCTACTCTTGAGAGAGCTTCATTGAGGAAAATGGCTGTCAAATTAAATGTGAGCAAGAGCACATTAGGTCAGTGGGTAAAGCAAGGAAAACTAAGGCCACATACAAATGCAATCAAACCTGCTCTCACCAATATCAATAAGCTAGCAAGGGTTAGATGGAGTCTTAGTCAACTTCAGCCACAAATTACTCAAGGTAGGGTTCCATATCAAAGCATGCATAATGTAGTGCAtatagatgaaaaatggttCTATATGACCAGAGTATCAGACAGGTATTACCTCTTGCCGGATGAGGATGAGCCATATAGGTCATGTAAATCCAAGAGATTCATAACCAAAGTTATGTTTATGTGTGCTGTCAGTAGACCACATTTTGGTCTTGATGGGCAGGCAACATATGATGGTAAGGTGGGAATATTTCCATTCACTGAAGTTATGCCAGCACAGAGGAGATCAAAGAACAGGCCCAGAGGGACCATGGAAACCAAGGCTATCCATTCAGTCACAAAGGAAGTGATGAGGGACTGCTTAGATAGGGGTGATTCTTACACAACTCACAATTGTTAG
- the LOC121784698 gene encoding calmodulin-binding transcription activator 1-like isoform X1 yields MAESRRYALNAQLDIEQILQEAQHRWLRPAEICEILQNYKKFRIAPEPPNRPPNGSLFLFDRKVLRYFRKDGHNWRKKKDGKTVKEAHERLKAGSVDVLHCYYAHGEDNENFQRRSYWMLEEELSHIVLVHYREVKGNRTNYSRIRDADSTPVSQQSEAVSNSEVDSSAASRFQSYDYQRASPITETSLNSTLASDLEDAESAYRHQTSAGFQTIHDLQSPIVSTTNADPIPFHPIPVPSNYQGHSSTISDMSFGPITQGEENRSPMNSGLTYDFQQDIGFPSWGNVAGSASYQSLDFQLSLPSSQSNAMSMMPGQDNDLLNHVFTGEFKKQQEFMNHSDSMGEWQATDRGSLHMSDWSIDQKPDGNNLNIGQNPNQPAPRQPLLHDLATKLNDAKEVELSDSMAVHSAYLTDQHRRHLENDLQDQALNSGRNSLKSVPGGNFNTGDEANYPSLRQPLLDGVMREGLKKLDSFDRWISKELDDVTESTMQPGSGVYWETVGGGDGDDSGISTQVPSDNYVLSPSLAQDQLFSIIDFSPNWAYSGSEIKVLVMGRFLRNKEAENYKWACMFGELEVHAEIVGEGVLRCLTPLHEPGRVPFYITCCNRLACSEVREFEFRAATVEDVDSDETRLYMRFGKLLSLGSDTPQISLQSIDDETSQLFSKISALLKDDTEWEQMLSSTKKDEFSSDNVKDQLLEKLLKEKLYNWLIQKIAEGGKGPSVLDSEGLGVLHFAAALGYDWAIPPTIAAGVSVNFRDVNGWTALHWAAYYGREHTVAFLISFGASPGALTDPTPIHPSGETPADLAASNGHKGIAGYLAESSLSSHLSSLDLKDSRQSDSIEKVVETVSERIATPVGAGDLPHGLSMKDSLAAVRNATQAAARIHQVFRVQSFQRKQLKEYGDKEFGISDERALSLLALKNKKAGHHDEPVHCAAVRIQNKFRSWKGRKDFLQIRQQIIKIQAHVRGHQVRKNYKKIIWSVGILDKVILRWRRKGRGLSGFKPEANAVASSSMIEPGTKEDDYDFLKEGRKQTEERLNKALARVKSMVQYPEARDQYRRLLNVVSDMQEKKAAQERMLMNNLEIDFDEDLIDFEALLGDDSFMPIE; encoded by the exons ATGGCCGAGAGTCGGCGCTACGCGCTCAATGCTCAATTAG atattgaGCAGATACTTCAGGAAGCACAACATCGGTGGCTGCGGCCTGCTGAGATTTGTGAAATTCTTCAAAATTACAAGAAATTtcgtattgctccagagcctcCGAATAGACCCCCAA ATggttctctctttctttttgaCCGAAAGGTGCTGAGATATTTTCGAAAAGATGGTCATAACTggaggaagaagaaagatggcaaAACAGTGAAGGAGGCTCATGAAAGGCTCAAG GCTGGAAGTGTTGATGTACTTCATTGCTATTATGCTCACGGGGAAGACAACGAAAATTTCCAACGTCGTAGCTATTGGATGCTTGAAGA GGAACTGTCGCACATAGTTCTTGTCCACTATCGGGAGGTAAAG GGGAACAGGACAAATTACAGTCGCATTAGGGATGCTGATAGTACTCCGGTTAGTCAGCAAAGTGAAGCAGTATCGAATTCCGAGGTGGACAGCTCAGCAGCTTCTAGATTTCAATCATATGATTACCAAAGAGCATCACCAATCACAGAAACAAGCCTTAACAGTACTCTGGCGTCTGATCTTGAAGATGCTGAATCAG CATACAGACACCAAACAAGTGCTGGATTCCAAACTATTCATGATTTGCAATCTCCTATAGTATCAACAACAAATGCTGATCCTATTCCTTTCCACCCAATTCCTGTACCAA GCAACTACCAGGGGCACTCATCAACTATTTCTGATATGAGTTTTGGACCCATCACACAAGGAGAAGAAAACAGATCTCCCATGAATAGTGGTTTGACGTATGATTTTCAGCAAGATATTGGATTTCCGTCTTGGGGAAATGTAGCTGGTAGTGCTAGTTATCAATCTCTAGATTTTCAGCTATCACTTccttcttcccaatcaaatgCAATGAGCATGATGCCTGGACAAGATAATGATCTCCTCAACCATGTTTTTACCGGTGAATTCAAGAAGCAGCAGGAGTTCATGAACCATTCTGATAGCATGGGAGAGTGGCAG GCTACAGATCGTGGATCATTGCACATGTCAGATTGGTCCATTGACCAGAAGCCTGATGGTAATAACCTGAATATAGGGCAGAACCCCAATCAACCAGCTCCGAGACAGCCTCTGTTGCATGATCTTGCTACCAAACTGAATGATGCTAAAGAAGTGGAACTGTCTGACTCAATGGCAGTCCATAGTGCGTACCTAACTGATCAACATAGACGACATTTGGAAAATGATCTTCAAGATCAAGCTTTGAATTCTGGCAGAAATTCTCTTAAATCAGTACCTGGCGGAAACTTCAATACAGGGGACGAAGCCAATTATCCGTCCCTGCGACAGCCTCTATTAGATGGTGTTATGCGAGAAGGTCTGAAAAAGCTAGACAGCTTTGATCGTTGGATTAGTAAAGAGCTTGATGATGTCACTGAGTCAACTATGCAGCCAGGTTCCGGGGTTTACTGGGAGACGGTtggtggaggagatggagaCGATTCTGGTATCTCCACTCAAGTGCCATCAGACAACTATGTTCTCAGCCCTTCCCTTGCTCAAGATCAGCTCTTTAGCATTATTGACTTCTCGCCAAATTGGGCGTATTCTGGTTCGGAAATTAAG GTGCTTGTTATGGGGAGATTCCTGAGGAACAAAGAGGCAGAGAATTATAAATGGGCTTGCATGTTTGGTGAACTTGAGGTTCATGCAGAGATTGTAGGAGAGGGTGTTCTTCGATGCCTTACACCTTTACATGAGCCTGGAAGGGTCCCCTTCTATATCACATGCTGCAATAGATTAGCATGCAGTGAAGTGCGAGAATTTGAATTCCGGGCTGCGACTGTTGAAGATGTGGACTCTGATGAAACTCGTCTGTACATGAGATTTGGAAAGCTGCTGTCTCTTGGATCAGACACACCGCAAATCTCTCTCCAAAGCATTGATGATGAAACCTCTCAGTTATTTAGTAAAATCAGTGCCTTGCTGAAAGACGATACTGAGTGGGAACAAATGTTGAGCTCTACTAAGAAGGACGAGTTCTCATCTGATAACGTAAAGGATCAGCTACTAGAAAAGCTTTTAAAGGAGAAGTTGTATAATTGGCTTATCCAAAAGATTGCTGAAGGTGGGAAGGGCCCTAGTGTACTAGATTCGGAAGGCCTAGGTGTATTGCATTTTGCGGCTGCTTTAGGTTATGACTGGGCTATACCGCCAACAATAGCTGCTGGAGTCAGTGTTAATTTTCGTGATGTAAATGGATGGACTGCACTTCACTGGGCAGCATATTACGGCAG AGAGCACACAGTGGCCTTCCTCATATCCTTTGGTGCGTCACCTGGAGCATTGACGGACCCAACTCCAATACATCCTTCAGGAGAAACTCCTGCAGACCTTGCAGCTAGCAATGGACACAAAGGTATTGCTGGTTATCTCGCAGAATCTTCATTGAGCTCCCACCTATCATCACTCGACTTGAAAGATTCAAGGCAGAGTGACAGTATAGAGAAAGTGGTGGAAACAGTTTCCGAGAGGATTGCAACTCCAGTTGGGGCTGGTGATTTGCCCCATGGACTTTCAATGAAGGATTCTTTGGCTGCTGTACGTAATGCAACTCAAGCTGCAGCTCGCATACATCAAGTCTTTCGAGTACAGTCATTTCAAAGAAAACAGTTAAAGGAGTATGGTGATAAAGAATTTGGAATATCAGATGAACGTGCCCTTTCGCTTTTAGCTCTGAAGAACAAGAAGGCAGGACACCATGATGAACCAGTTCATTGTGCTGCTGTTCGGATACAAAATAAATTCCGCAGTTGGAAAGGCAGAAAAGACTTTCTACAGATTAGGCAGCAGATCATTAAAATTCAG GCTCATGTGAGAGGACACCAGGTGAGAAAGAACTATAAAAAGATAATCTGGTCAGTTGGAATCTTAGACAAGGTCATTTTGCGATGGCGGAGGAAAGGAAGAGGGCTGAGTGGATTCAAGCCCGAAGCAAATGCTGTCGCTAGCAGTAGCATGATTGAACCGGGAACAAAAGAAGATGACTATGATTTCCTAAAGGAGGGTCGGAAACAGACAGAGGAGAGACTGAACAAGGCCCTTGCTAGGGTGAAGTCAATGGTTCAGTACCCAGAAGCCCGGGATCAGTATCGGAGGTTGCTTAACGTTGTATCAGACATGCAGGAAAAAAAG GCTGCACAGGAAAGGATGTTGATGAACAATCTGGAAATTGATTTTGATGAAGATTTAATTGATTTTGAAGCTTTGCTGGGTGATGATAGCTTCATGCCGATAGAATAG